The DNA window AGACACTTATCAGAATCGCCAGGGACAGAAGCTGGATCAAAGGGATCTCTTTAAATAATATGCTCTTGGAGATAAAAGCCGCAAGTAGTGCTCCTGCTATTCCGCCAAAAGAGCCCTCCCAGCTTTTGTTCGGGCTGACCTGGGGCAGAATCTTGTGCTTCCCAAAAGGAGTCCCGATAAAATAGGAAAGAATGTCCGAACACCAGGTACATAAGAAAAGAAAGATGATCCACAGACCACCCAGGCGATATTCTAAACCGGACTTATGAGGAAATTCCCGGATCAGAATAAGAAAAGAGAAAAACAAGGCTACATAGATCAAGCCAAACAGGAAAGAGGAGAGATTTTCAATTGCTCTATCAAATTTGTATCTGATTAATTGAAACAAGCCTGAAATCAGAACGCTGAGAAGAGTAATTATCAAGATAAATCTATCGCTGTAATAGTAAACCGAAACCCCGATCAAAAGCCCGAAGAAAATCAGGAGAGTTTGAGAAAAAGAGATATCTTTCAGCTTGAGAATTGAGGAAAACTCGATTAACCCTAAGAAAATAAGTAAATTTATAAAGCTCATAAAAGGAATGCCGCCAAAATAGGAGAGGTAGAGGATGAAGGGGATGAAAATTACGGCAACTA is part of the Candidatus Zixiibacteriota bacterium genome and encodes:
- a CDS encoding phosphatidate cytidylyltransferase, producing MNNLLTRILVAVIFIPFILYLSYFGGIPFMSFINLLIFLGLIEFSSILKLKDISFSQTLLIFFGLLIGVSVYYYSDRFILIITLLSVLISGLFQLIRYKFDRAIENLSSFLFGLIYVALFFSFLILIREFPHKSGLEYRLGGLWIIFLFLCTWCSDILSYFIGTPFGKHKILPQVSPNKSWEGSFGGIAGALLAAFISKSILFKEIPLIQLLSLAILISVFGQIGDFVESSFKRQVSLKDSSSIIPGHGGILDRFDSLLFSAPLVYFYLTFILYR